One stretch of Arachis duranensis cultivar V14167 chromosome 1, aradu.V14167.gnm2.J7QH, whole genome shotgun sequence DNA includes these proteins:
- the LOC107496352 gene encoding protein CHLOROPLAST IMPORT APPARATUS 2 isoform X2 produces the protein MSSSCLSGAGGRTYGFEFEFVKSTSSSITRTSHTSSSPSSTISESSNSQLAISTRKPRTARKRPNQTYNEAAALLSTAYPNLFSSNTLKSFAKPSPQYSNGNISNTASFLDDSSDLLLPFRVFDTSSFLLHQYKPSCFAVEPKVVSVQHEKPCQSPGEISSRVNSLELEDHNNNHCCAGEDDFDAESMLDEEIEEGIDSIMGSGVELESSSIDGASSDNNPWSCFGGKLDFRLGLRRAGVRALRSADDGNWWNFPAVDILQISPKAVNKPAPQQPVAAAAEKAKKKKKKVEKPSVEVKNKSDEFPKLNNIHAAVPKLNSGLMLKLNYDGVRDSWSDRGSPFGDDGSASDLPGNDVTARLSQIDLLWENGGMREASVLRYKEKRRTRLFSKKIRYQVRKVNADRRPRMQGRFVRRAISSSNAHS, from the exons TCGAATTCGTTAAGTCAACATCTTCATCAATCACCAGAACTTCACACACTTCATCATCACCGTCTTCAACAATCTCCGAATCCAGCAACAGCCAGCTGGCAATCTCCACGCGTAAGCCCAGAACCGCTCGCAAGCGACCCAATCAAACCTACAACGAAGCCGCGGCGCTTCTCTCCACCGCATACCCCAACCTCTTCTCATCCAACACCCTCAAAAGCTTCGCCAAACCATCGCCGCAATACAGTAACGGTAATATTTCCAATACGGCGTCGTTTTTGGACGACTCGTCGGACCTGTTGTTGCCGTTCAGGGTGTTCGATACGTCGTCGTTTCTGCTCCACCAGTACAAGCCGTCGTGCTTCGCGGTGGAGCCTAAAGTGGTGAGTGTGCAGCACGAGAAGCCATGCCAGAGCCCAGGGGAGATAAGCTCCAGGGTGAATTCCTTGGAATTGGAGGACCATAACAATAACCATTGCTGCGCCGGAGAAGACGATTTCGATGCCGAATCGATGCTCGACGAGGAAATCGAGGAGGGAATTGATAGCATCATGGGGAGCGGGGTAGAATTGGAATCGTCCTCCATTGATGGAGCTTCTTCGGATAATAATCCGTGGAGTTGTTTTGGCGGGAAACTGGATTTCCGGCTAGGGTTGCGGAGGGCCGGAGTGAGGGCTCTCCGAAGCGCCGACGACGGCAATTGGTGGAATTTCCCGGCGGTTGATATCCTTCAGATATCGCCTAAGGCCGTAAACAAGCCTGCGCCGCAACAACCGGTGGCTGCGGCAGCTGAAaaggcgaagaagaagaagaagaaggtggagAAACCGAGCGTTGAGGTGAAGAATAAGAGCGATGAATTTCCGAAGCTGAATAATATTCATGCCGCTGTTCCGAAATTGAATTCCGgattgatgttgaaattgaattACGACGGTGTCAGGGATAGTTGGTCCGACAGGGGCTCGCCGTTCGGCGACGACGGCTCAGCCTCCGACTTGCCGGGAAATGACGTCACC GCACGATTGTCACAAATCGATTTGTTATGGGAGAATGGGGGAATGAGAGAGGCTAGCGTGCTTCGCTACAAAGAAAAGCGGCGTACACGCCTCTTCTCGAAGAAGATCAGGTACCAAGTCAGGAAGGTCAACGCAGATCGACGGCCCAGAATGCAG GGACGATTTGTTAGGAGGGCGATTTCTAGCTCAAATGCGCACAGTTGA
- the LOC107496352 gene encoding protein CHLOROPLAST IMPORT APPARATUS 2 isoform X1 — MSSSCLSGAGGRTYGFEFEFVKSTSSSITRTSHTSSSPSSTISESSNSQLAISTRKPRTARKRPNQTYNEAAALLSTAYPNLFSSNTLKSFAKPSPQYSNGNISNTASFLDDSSDLLLPFRVFDTSSFLLHQYKPSCFAVEPKVVSVQHEKPCQSPGEISSRVNSLELEDHNNNHCCAGEDDFDAESMLDEEIEEGIDSIMGSGVELESSSIDGASSDNNPWSCFGGKLDFRLGLRRAGVRALRSADDGNWWNFPAVDILQISPKAVNKPAPQQPVAAAAEKAKKKKKKVEKPSVEVKNKSDEFPKLNNIHAAVPKLNSGLMLKLNYDGVRDSWSDRGSPFGDDGSASDLPGNDVTARLSQIDLLWENGGMREASVLRYKEKRRTRLFSKKIRYQVRKVNADRRPRMQLRYLMTCLDDAKPEQQQLPEHNEIEDGLVSASSKESSLTTNSQLGKNP, encoded by the exons TCGAATTCGTTAAGTCAACATCTTCATCAATCACCAGAACTTCACACACTTCATCATCACCGTCTTCAACAATCTCCGAATCCAGCAACAGCCAGCTGGCAATCTCCACGCGTAAGCCCAGAACCGCTCGCAAGCGACCCAATCAAACCTACAACGAAGCCGCGGCGCTTCTCTCCACCGCATACCCCAACCTCTTCTCATCCAACACCCTCAAAAGCTTCGCCAAACCATCGCCGCAATACAGTAACGGTAATATTTCCAATACGGCGTCGTTTTTGGACGACTCGTCGGACCTGTTGTTGCCGTTCAGGGTGTTCGATACGTCGTCGTTTCTGCTCCACCAGTACAAGCCGTCGTGCTTCGCGGTGGAGCCTAAAGTGGTGAGTGTGCAGCACGAGAAGCCATGCCAGAGCCCAGGGGAGATAAGCTCCAGGGTGAATTCCTTGGAATTGGAGGACCATAACAATAACCATTGCTGCGCCGGAGAAGACGATTTCGATGCCGAATCGATGCTCGACGAGGAAATCGAGGAGGGAATTGATAGCATCATGGGGAGCGGGGTAGAATTGGAATCGTCCTCCATTGATGGAGCTTCTTCGGATAATAATCCGTGGAGTTGTTTTGGCGGGAAACTGGATTTCCGGCTAGGGTTGCGGAGGGCCGGAGTGAGGGCTCTCCGAAGCGCCGACGACGGCAATTGGTGGAATTTCCCGGCGGTTGATATCCTTCAGATATCGCCTAAGGCCGTAAACAAGCCTGCGCCGCAACAACCGGTGGCTGCGGCAGCTGAAaaggcgaagaagaagaagaagaaggtggagAAACCGAGCGTTGAGGTGAAGAATAAGAGCGATGAATTTCCGAAGCTGAATAATATTCATGCCGCTGTTCCGAAATTGAATTCCGgattgatgttgaaattgaattACGACGGTGTCAGGGATAGTTGGTCCGACAGGGGCTCGCCGTTCGGCGACGACGGCTCAGCCTCCGACTTGCCGGGAAATGACGTCACC GCACGATTGTCACAAATCGATTTGTTATGGGAGAATGGGGGAATGAGAGAGGCTAGCGTGCTTCGCTACAAAGAAAAGCGGCGTACACGCCTCTTCTCGAAGAAGATCAGGTACCAAGTCAGGAAGGTCAACGCAGATCGACGGCCCAGAATGCAG CTTAGATATCTCATGACTTGTCTAGATGATGCGAAGCCGGAACAACAACAGTTGCCTGAGCATAACGAAATCGAAGATGGGCTTGTGTCTGCCTCATCAAAGGAATCCTCGTTAACTACTAACTCTCAGCTTGGCAAAAATCCATAA